ATGGTACCAATCCACCACCAAACAGCATTGTAAAAAAGGCTATAAAGGTAAAAAATCCACGGAATTTATAATCCTTTCTATACAAGGCATAGGCATACATGGAAGTAATGATGAGGGTAAGAATAGTACCTACGACAGTTATGACTACACTTACGCCATATGATCTACCTAGCAGCTCACCAGTTTTAAAGATATACTTATATGCTTCCATAGTTGTTTTCTTAGGGAAAAAACTATATCCATACTCTGCCAGCGCCATCTCATCAGTAAAAGAAATAATTACAATAAATATAAAAGGAATTATGCATGATAAACTGAAAAGGGCCAAAATTATATTAAATATAACCTCTGCTACCGGCCCAAGGGCGTTTGGCCTATATTCCTTTTTCAATCCATTTCCCTCCATTCCTATTTATAATAAGTACACTTAATGACATTAGAATAATGCACTATCTTCATCTATGCGATTTACAACTTTATTTGTTATTAAAATCAGTACAAAACCTACTAGTGACTGAAATAAACCTGCAGCAGTAGACATGCCGATATTTCCCATTTTCATAAGACCTCTAAATACATATGTATCTATAACATTTGTCACCGGATATAATGCCCCAGAATTCCTTGGTACATTGTAGAACAAACCAAAGTCTGCGGAAAATATCCTTCCAATTCCCAGAATAGTCATCATAATCATCATGGGTTTTATAGAAGGAATGGTAATATACTTAATCTGTTCCCATTTGGTAGCACCATCTATCATTGCTGCCTCATAATATGTCTTATCAATACCGCATATTGCTGCTAAGTACACAACGCTATTGTATCCGGTACCCTTCCATAGGCTTACAAAAGTCAATATAAATGGCCAATATTTAGGCTCCATATACCAGTCCTTTGCTGCGATCCCCATATTTTCAAGCATTTTATTTAAAAATCCTGATTCAGAGCTTAAAAAGGCAAAAACAAAATAACTAACTACTACCCAAGACAAGAAGAAAGGAAAAAACATCGCTG
This window of the Xylanivirga thermophila genome carries:
- a CDS encoding ABC transporter permease codes for the protein MMVLPGALWFLIFKYIPMLGIVIAFKDFKISKGGFFASVINSEWVGLKNFKFLFATNDAYVIIRNTVGYNILWLFLGLFISVFFAIMLNEIASKKLAKVYQTAMFFPFFLSWVVVSYFVFAFLSSESGFLNKMLENMGIAAKDWYMEPKYWPFILTFVSLWKGTGYNSVVYLAAICGIDKTYYEAAMIDGATKWEQIKYITIPSIKPMMIMMTILGIGRIFSADFGLFYNVPRNSGALYPVTNVIDTYVFRGLMKMGNIGMSTAAGLFQSLVGFVLILITNKVVNRIDEDSALF